Sequence from the Caretta caretta isolate rCarCar2 chromosome 8, rCarCar1.hap1, whole genome shotgun sequence genome:
ggggaaagagagagagctggtaTCTGAAATAGACTTGTATAGGGCTTTGATTTTGGTTATTAGACTGTTGGGTCCAGTGTCTTAAACATGTGCACATCATCCTGCTTTGACGAAGTGTGGGTGAACCTCTCTAATACTTGGGGTAAACAGGACCCTCTCCCTTTTCGTCAAGTTATTTCCCTGTAATTATTCACATCACTTTGTTCTTGCCTGATTTCAGCTATAGCCACCCCAGACTGTTCCAGTATCTTGACCAGGACCTGGAAAAGTAGAGAGTCTGCACCATTGGGTCCAGCAAAAGTCATAGATGTGATAGTCACCTGCATATTGAGATTTTAACTTTATCCCCTAGTGGCCTTACCTCCTTTTTAAGCAAAAGTGACAGAATAGAACCCCTTTCCCAAGGTACCACCCATGAGAGAGCCCTTGGGAAAATGAGCAAGAGCTCAACATCATCCACGGACATCTctcagaaaaggaagaaaaaagccaCTCAGGCAGCTTACCCTAGGCAGGATGTGCAGGCAAGGTGTGGTCTGTGGTATCAAGCTTGTACTCAGATAAGAATAAAGGACATTTACCAGACATATTAAGAGGCCAATAGAAGATCTACACGGGGGAGGAACGGAGCTGAGGGTCGTACTGGAAGTGGGTACTTACCTGTAGCCTAGcctgtgtgtgtaatatatcaTCTactcttaaatatatttttgataCTCTCTAGGACATGGAATTCTTACAAAAATATTATGTTTACCTTACCTTGTATAGCCTCCTGAGAATAACTGAGTAATAAGCTTGTAATGTTGGTTTAGTGATTGCAACACATGAATACAGAAACATATATTCAGTCATATTTCTGCACACTATGTTCAGTGTGAAATTCACCATAGCGATTTCTCACAGTGCAGCTGATCGCTTAACTAAAAGCGCAAGGAAGTGTCTTCTCTTGTTCATTAGCTTATTAGACATGCTTACAAGTATATCATATAAGCCTTATTataatttgaaatgtaaaatgacAGTTCTCATCAGTACCATTGCTGTTATGTAATGttgttttaatctttattttctttcatcaAATTAATTGTTTTCCTCTCCTAATTATTTGAGCATTGGAATGTAGGTAGCAGGCAGTAGTGTAGTTTTGAATAATAATGAGGAAAAATATGAATAAAACCTCAGTTTCACATGGAGGATTTCAAAGACCAATGTTAATAAATAATCAGCACGTCAAGGTTATAGATCACTGAAAGTTTTGTTAATTATTCTCAAAATATGAGAAGAAATGTGTATAGTGACATTGTATTTTGTGCTGAAAGAAGACAAAAAAATGAACAAGATGAATAAGTTTTCTTGTTTAGAAGCAGAAAGCATGGAGTTTGGTGGGAAATGTATGTgtcagctttcttttttaaaaggtatattGTAGATAATGTGGCAAACACATCCCACATGGAACTCTAACATAGGTTTTGTCTACGCTGTGAAGCCTGTGCTGGCATAGGTATGTTGGCATAGACCTCCTAATTTATACGCAGCCTACTATGatagaaggagtttttctgtcagAGTATGAACACGACCTCTCCGAACAACATGAGCTACATCGACAGAAGCCTACTTCAGTCAATGTAGCTGCATCTACGCTGGCTggctgtttttttcacacccctgacacaGCTATGTCGACATGACTTAAGTGTAGACAAAAGGAAACCAGGATAAATTGAAACAAGGAGATGAAATGCTTATAACTGACTTTAGGTAGGTTTTGGGAATCTATTTGAGCTTTATACAAGATGAGAGATCTGTCTAGAAAAACATGATTGAATCCCATTGGTGGGTTGCTCATTGAATGGGCATGACAGGTATTTTTTGTGACTTAGCAAATGGGAGCGTGTGCTTTGGGCCCATTGCTCTATGAGGATTATGAGATATGAGTGAAGCTTAGAGTAAGGCCACTGTGGTCTGTAAAGAAATGGAGATaataaaaacatcccaaaattTTGGGGAGACAGGAAAAAGATCATCCATTATTGACAAATTATTTGAATCTTTCCTGACATCTTCCAACACCCAGTCCTCAGTTGGTGAACCCTTTTTCTGTCATCTCAAATGCTGAAACCCATTGCCAAAATTCCACTTCACAACAAACCCACACCCCAGGAGCAACCTGCCCTTGTGAATGACAAAAGCCTCTATCTTTAGAACTGCCAGATAATTCCAGGACTAAATCTTGCAGCATTACGTTTCTGAAACAGTAGAAAAtaactggaaaaacaaacaaaaccaaaattttattCAATTAAATATACAAATAGTAACACAAACTATACCAGACTGACTTTCATTTCAATTCCTAttgaagttaaaaacaaacaaacaaacaaacaaaaaccaaacaacacCCTCCCCACACATCCCAAACCTCTGATTTTGAACAAACATGCTCTCTCCAATTCCACCCTCACCAGCAATTTCACACAATCCCTTGTCAGATTCTTTACTGATATACCATAGAGATCACAACATCTGGTGCATTATTTAAGTTCAACCTATCACTTTAGAACTAGGAGCCTAGTTATTGGCTATATATTGTAATAACACTATCAGAGTTTAAAGTAGGCATGTTTAATGCTAATCTTGCTGTACTAAGGGAGTTAATTTTGCATTCCACCCTGGCAGTTCTAGCTGCTTTTTTGCAATCGTTGACTTGCTCCTCcaatcctcccctcctcctggctcaactcctctctctgcacagaatctcaccaatttcttccaagagaaaataaacaaaatatatcGTGACCTTCCCCCCACTTCCTAGCCAGAGGTCAGAACCAATACTATATTCTCATCTTTCTTGACCTGTGAACTGCGTTCAACACCATAGATTGTTCCTttgcttgaaaacttgtcttccCTTTGCTTCTGTGACTgacctctcctggttctcctttTATCTCTCTAATTGCTCCTTCAGCCTGTCCCTTAGAAGATCCTCCTCATCCCCCACaacttttttttgtctctgtccttcttcccctttctccctctACACCTTCTCTGTGGATAATCTCATCTGTAAATGCAAATTCAACCACCATCTTTGTGCTGAGGAGTGACAGATCTACTTCTCTGTTCCAGACCGACCTTTCTGATCGAACTAAAAACTTGGTCTGCCTCCTTGCCATCTCCTCATGGATTTCTAGCTGTCAGCTCAAGCTTAACAGAGCTAAAACAAAGctcttctgccccccaccccgctccacctcctttctcagtcactgtggacaccaccatcctgcctgtcactcaagCCCATAATCTGGGTGTCATCTTTGATTTGGACCTCTCTGTAGGTCCTCACATCCaagctatgtctaaatcttgtcaactctttctgcataacatctctaagaccACGCCTTTCTTATCCATCCGCACCGCTAAAACGGTCATGCAGGCTCTCATCTCTATTATTGCAATAACTTTTTGTCTGGCCTAGACAAATGCAATCTTTCCCCAGTCATATCCACTAATGATGGTGCTGAAAAGATAATTCTCTTAAATTGTcattttgaccatgtcacccctttcTTTGAATCCCTCTGTTGGTTCCCCCTTCTTTATTGCATCAAACGTAAGCTGCTTGCCTTTTGTTTCAAGGGACTTCATGACCTGTCTTCTCTCATTCACTGTTGAGATGACTACTCCCATCTCGATCAGCCAATGATGGCAGCCTCCATATTCCGCTTGCTAATTTTTCAAACAAGTGACTTTTTGATTTCTCCCAAGCTGCACCTGATGTTTGGGAGGAGCTCCTCATATACATCTGAAAAAGTACCCAGTTATTTTCCTTTGGATTCCTTCTTAAAACTcttctttgctgtgatgcctacaaaaaaaccaACTTGATAGTGGTTAGGCAGCTGCTGTGCTAATTGCACTGTCTATCGTGAtgatcaatattgtctcattgtttctctgTACTCTGCCACCATCTGTCTGTATTCATCTGCTGTTTCTTGTCATAGTCTTAGATtacaagctctttgggtcaggaggTATCTTTTTTTCCTGTGTTCATACAATACCTTacgcaatggggtcctggcccatgacccGTCTCCTAAGTGCTGTGgtaatacacacaaataaataacGTGTCTTCAGTTCCCAGGCACCCAGAGAGAGGTTCCCACTCTGCTGGTGGATACTCTTTATGACCCTGCACATTTTATTGATGCACATGTACAGCTTCCAGAACACACTGAAAAGTTACTTGGCTATACCAATTTTAGCTAAATAAAATGGCTGTCTCACTAAGAAAATTGTTCCTTGAATTGAAATGTGAGCTCACTTTTGTTCTGTACTTGTCTACTTTTTACGTGAATTGCAGCTATAACTAACTTGAGTCTGGAGGAGGATTGATTCTTCACCTTTTCTGAGGTTTAACTTAATTACAGGAATACCCAAAGGAAATACCAATCAGCAGAGACTGCTTCAAAGAATTGCAAAGCATACTAGTGAAAATGAGGCAATATCATGTCCATGGCTGCTTCTAATTTAATTTTCTTAAAAGCACCAAACCTTTCGAAATACTGCCAGCCTTGAGAACTTTCTTTCTGTGCCTTAAAACAACACACAATAACTTTCCGCTCTTTTATTAATGATTTACAATAGTAGAATTATAGGTGCAAGGGAAATATTGTGTTGTACCCTGATGACATCTATGCATACTATACCAAGTAGCAGGAGGTACCTGTAAATGATACATGCGGTGTTCTGGCAAGTGCTGCAGTTGTTGAGGTCTTGGCCAGTGCGATAGAAGTTGCGCCTGCAATAGACAATAGCTGCTGTAATTTATATAAAAAAGCTGTGAACTGAAAAGCTAGAACTCTTATAATAGACCTAACCCCTCTTTACAGGCATTTTAAGTATCCTAATCACAAATGTGACACTAAAATTTGTTGCTAAGAATCTGGTTTAAAACCAACCAAAGCACATAAATTTATCATCTTGAACCTCTGCCCTTAAACTCATTTAAACTGTGGTGCTGATATTGTGTTCAGGGGATTCGCTGGAAAGCAGGTGATTTTGTACAACTGTTATCTCTTATATGAATACCTTTACAAGAACACTTCAATTATAAGAACACTTTTTGACTGGAACACATTTGAACTGTTTGCTATGCTTTCTGTACATCaaaatatcctttttttttttttgctttctacttttccattccttttcttttttcttttgtcccCTTCCTTTGAACAGAAAAGCAAGGCAGCTAAACATTCTCATTGAATAGTGCCACAAAAGCAAATTGACATAAATGGCTGTATCAAAAAACAAGTTCTTTTCTGGTTTATCCTTTTTCAGCCTGTACCGGTTGGACAATTCTTTgtgtatttgaaaaataatttaagaaaacaaacagtTCTCTTTGTAGCTACTAAGAAAGTTGATAAAACGAACAAGCTGGCAGGTTGCAGAATTGTTGTCACTGGAGATATTCAAGGCTAGGCTTGAAAGTCATCTGTCAAGAATGAGTTGGGGACAACTGCAGTAATTTAGTCATGCTGTAGAGGTACGTCCTGGGTGGTTCCTTCCATCCCAGGTGTacaatccattgaagtcaatggcagctttATCTGCATAAAAAGGCTGTGATTATAGGATTCCCAAAATGATTCTCTAATGGCTTTTCTGAGAACTAATCTCAATCTGTTCTTTTCAACAGCAGTAGTGGTGCTACTCACAAAAGCAATGGGAATAATTATGACACAGTTTTAGTACCATAGTCAACACAGTCACCAAATGATTCTAGAAAGACAGATTGAAGCCTGTCACTGATGCTGAAACAGAGGCAGCTGAGGAGCTTTGCAGTAATTCAGTTTCCAACAATGTGGTAACAGAATAAAAAGGAAGAACAAATGTTGTAGAATGGTCTGCATTTCACTTTACAAGGTTGCACCCTTCTGGAATACTCAGATACATAATCATCAACAAGGCTTTTGTCAAATGAGGGCAGACTctatttttgttgtgtgtgtgggggaagatATCTTCCTCCTCAGAGGTTCTGGAAAATTAGCAGAACTACTTCATGGAGGTTTCACCACTACATGCCCTGAGCTATCTCCACAGCCCTAGAAGGATCTCTTTGGCAGTAGGTCATCCAGCTACAATGTACGCCTCTCTTGTTCACTCCCTGCATCTTTCTGTAAAGACTCAGGCCCCAAATCATGATCCCAGGTCCTGCCCATCATCTTTTGCACTAGAGCCATGCTGTTCCTGCTGCTTGGGGGCCTTCTGCAAATGTGGAAGGAAGTGCAGGGATTCCTCTGTAGTGTAACTAGTGATAAGGATTAAATACTGCTAATGTACATGGCATGAGTTTAAAAATGTGCAATTATCTTATTTGCCTTTTGTTATTGGTAATTATGAAAGCAAATTAGGTGTGCAGTTAAATATGTTTTGCAAGTGCTAACGCatgtagctttttttaaaagagagatcCTTAATCTTCTTTGTGCATTTAAAAGGATTGACTAATTATGtgcaacatatttttaaaaactagaaaCGATCTCTAACTGTTGTTAGTTTCATAAAgagttctgaaatgtattctcagCAAATATGCTCTTAAGTCTGAGCCAGTGGTTTAAACTTGGTGACATTCTGAACCCTGTAAAATGGTATATAAATGTCTCGCAACATGTTAGTTTGACATTTTTAATAGTAAGGTGCCTGATCCTGCCACTGTTACTGATGTGTTGCAGACTTGTCCCATTGAAGTCCGAAATCTAATGCACAATTTGCATTCCTAAATCAGATGAGTAATGGTTGCAAGACAGAGCCAGTGATTGCACTGATAACATATAAAGCGTAAATGTGGATCATGGACTTTTACTTTCTATATTGGTAATAACAGAAGGGAAAGCAATAATTCAAAAACTTCTGCTGCCATTTCTTCAAATATGTTCTAGTTAATGATTTTAATGTGGTGTGTATATAGTATGTACGTGGGTTGGAATTTGTAGCCAGAGAGAATGAAGGTCTCAGCGAACCTGCAGAATGTTTATGGCACAAGTGGTGCCCTTATTTCTGTTCTTAAGACACCACCTTAAGGAGTGAGAGGGGCTTTCAGGTTCCGCGTTCTTTCATAGCTCCTGTCAATTAGCGCTATCTGTAaccatgcttttttttttgtcacaTAGTATCTTGCCCCCTTTTAATCAAAATATGATGGATGGACAACATAGATAAGCCCTAACTGATCTGATGTTTTGTAAGTTCAGTGCTAATTAATGCCAAAATGTAAAGACATTTGCTTTCTCTGGAGTGGCTCAAATCTATAAAACAGTAGAGAGAATatgattttgcaaacattttttaaaatatttcaaaggaaGATTTTCAGTAGCAAACAGCCACTTCTGACTTTTTGATAAATTACTTAACAAAATagttttttaatattaaagtaaACCATACCCTTCACTGAGGGCTCTGGCTTTTTCCAGGTCTTGAATTACATTCAAAAGGACTTTAATCTTCTCCTGGTTTGAGTGTAAAGATTCCTCTATGGACTGCAGCTTGCCTTGTAGGGCACATAGTTCACTATGTGCCAAGTGAATTTGATTAATGTCTCTAATCTCCTTGTTGGTTTCTGGTTTAATTTCATTCCCTGGAAGATGGGACTTTATGTGAAAGTCTTCTAAATAATTGCAATACTCTGGAACATATGACCATGTAGAAGTTTTATCCATTTCAGTGTGACACAAGGGAATAGATTTTGACTCATTACTGCTGGTCAATGATGTTATTCCATGATTATCATTAGTCAGCACCATGCAATCAGAGCCTGTTTCAGGCTCTGTTGGCTGTTGATGATCTCTGAGAAAGCAGTGGGATGAACTCTGGTTCGACAGAGGTGATAATGGAGTGATTTCATTAGTGCTAGTGTCTTTAGTGGATACAGGTAACTCCAAAACACTTTTTTCTTCACAAGAGTCATAATGTGGATTAATTTCATTACAGTTCCTGGTATTGTTTAAGTAGGAGGGAGATTTTCCTGATTCGGATGGCAGTGTACAGTTTTCATTGGATTGGCTCATAGGAGAACGTACTGAATCATTTAAATCCATGGACATGTCTGAAGCATAAACGGAAGTGCTATTGTCCTGTGGAGAAGTCAGATGTATGTATTCAGGCACCTGTGTATAAACAGTTGCCTTTTCCAGTATTGTGGAAGTATCTGACGCTGAGTGGATAGGCCCATTGCTTTGTGCTTTACACTCTCTTTGAAATAACTGATTGGATGTCTTGGCTCTTCTAGATCCATCTTCCGAATGTTTAGTTATTCTTAAGTAAGAGAGGTCCAAAGACATGTCTTGCTCAGAAAGATTGCCGTTGACTTGGATAGAGCATTCCGGCTCAGTTGGCATTTCCATTAAAGACTTACTTGTtgtcagttttttctttttaaaaactggaaaatgcTTCCTGAGGCTGGGAGAAGTTTGAATAGCAATATTCCGATGCCCCTTCTGAGCccttgggaaagagagagaatagtTTGGCAGGTTATGGTGCCTAGATATTTGTGCCTTTCCAATCATGAGCGTTGTGTCTTTGGCAGGTTTAGCGTCCATTTCAGTGACACCAATTGGCTTCTTGTTTGTACTATCCTCTTTGAATCGGACTTGCTGAGATTTGCTCCTGCGGTGGTGTGGCTGCCTCATAAAATCAACTGAATCCAGGCTATTCCGTTTGAGTAATACAGGGCgcattttcttgttttgttggGCCATTGAATCACGGTTTGACGCCTGCAAGTAATAAGTTTCTCTGCGACCCATTTCATTAGGCCATTCGAACAGCATCTGGTGGTTATGCTCCAGATGCAAATGAAGACTTTAACTAATGATTAGGAAACTAATTCTTTTCATTCTGttggtttttatttatatttctagGTAATCTATGCTATTTTGAGATATTCTTTCAATTTCTCCCCACATTTACCAATATTTTGTTACAGAGAAAATTATTAGTTAGACCAATCACCAAGATAAACTAAATTTAAAAGCGGCAAAgattcctgtggcaccttatagactaacagacatattggagcataagctttcgtgggtgaatacccacttcgccagatgcatgtagtggaaattttcagaggcaggtataaatatgcaagcaagaatcaggctagggataatgaggttagttcaatcagggaggctGAGGCCCTCTTCTAAccctaaataatttaaatatccaATCAAAGGAGAGCATTAATGGAGAGAGAATTTGGAATTCTTAACGTTTACATTCTGAAACTAATCTTGGTTTCTCTTACAACAAAAGTATAAATTACAGTAGTCAAGGTATGTTAACTGTTAACTACTGCAAAGATAAATTAGTCAACCACCTTTTCTAATGCCTACTTAGCTAACAGTTAACCTTTCGCAAGAGATTCAAGTTTTGAACTGTGGACCACTTAAATATTTCTTATTTTCATAGAATGTAAATAACATGCATAATAACTGTTTTGGGCAATTGCTTTCCTGATGCATAGCTTTGCTGTAGAAATAGACCCATTAATATCAAACAGAAATTCTTCCTGcagtgttgttgtttgttttttcttcttgtcCCATCTTTTTACTTTAGCAGCTGAAACTAATCTTCTCAAATAGCCAAACAAAGCCAGTGGCTTGTGACCAAGCAAATATATAGCATCAAACAGGATTCAATAATTGATGTATAGTCCTTGCTCTAATTCATGCAAGTACAAGACTGAGCGTGTCTGAGGGACTGTATCATTCAGATGAGATCTGTAAACACTTTGGCCCCAGGAGAGTGGTCCAGACCAGATAGTCAGCATTTGCAGAATAGCAGACAAgtgttttctgaaaataaaaagacAATAGTTGCAATTGAACACTGTTGAATACCATTGAAAAGTCTGTTGAATACTATTATTTCTTCCTGCTGTCTCTAAATATTTTTCATCTGCAGTACTCATGTGAACTTTGTAGTGGGATGTCTTAAATGGGAAACTGAAAGATGATGATTCAACATTGTGAAGCACATAGATATTTATCTACTGTGAAATATCGGAACACAACCAAATATATTTTCAGAATATATATTCAATAGAACAGTTTTATTTCCTTTGGCAGTGTGATCAGGATTGCACATTTATGCTAGTTATGGAACTGAACCTGAAATCGCAGATATGGACCTCCAAAGACTTTGGAGAAATCTAGTTCCAGATCTGAAATTGGCTGCTTGAGCTCATTATGTTTGCAGTGGTCAGAAAGCTGGAAAATGCACATGAAAGCTCTTCAACTTAGAGCAAGTTAGGGTTCAAATCTAATTCTGAATCTCTATTTTGCAGCTCAGGTGCATCTAAAATATAGTTGTGTGAATGTGTATAGCCTGGGATCCACCAGAGAGAGTGATGGTGGATCAAGTTAAATGTTGCAAGTGAAACCTTTTGTAGGCTTGTGAAATTTATCTCCTGTGAAGTATAAAATGATTGGTATTTATGAATAAAGTCTCTCTTGCAAGAAATTTGCCTACATCTGTCTGTTCTATTAAGCTACATTTTATCACTTCTCTTTTCAATCTCATAAAATATCTATAAACATTTTGGTTATACGGTAAGCCTTACCTTGCTGAAAAATTGTTAGGACAATAGTGTAATCATAAGCAGAAAACAATGTTTCTGTTATAAATAGAGATCAGTTTAGTATGCACAAAAGTGTTATAACCTTGGGAAAAACCCTTTTTCTGCAGCCATAAAATAAATTGCCAGCTATAATCAAAAATGTTTACTTCATACCATTAACCCTTTCTTAACTACACTATGTCCACTGATCTATGGTATCTACCTGAAATCCACAACATTCCAAGCTTGGCAGAAAATTTACCACAGCCACTATATTAGTAGTGACAACAATTTAtcacaaaaataacattttccttttctttcccccacaGTATTCAGATTCAGATGAAACAAGTAATGAACGTTACAAAACTGAAGTCCAGACTTGGCTTTTGTCAGTTCTAGACCAATGACcgttttaaaatttgctttcacTCAAGCTGCCAGGGCTGAAATTGTATGTTGTGATATACCAGGTTCACGTCAAGAACATCATACTTTACTTTGGCAGCATGTGTACACGCATACTGTACACTCTCTTTATTTACCCACATATTGAGCAGATTTCAAACATCAGGAAGGCTGAAGTGAGATCATTTTATTGTACCTCCTGCTTTTAGATAATAGTTTCTTTCCTCATCTCTCCACGTCAGGACACAAATCTCAGGAATCCTTTGCTTTGCAGATTGTTCATGATAAAGCTACTGGAAAAAACACGTTAAGGGAGAGCTGTTCTGAAACTTTATTTTGGAATTTAATATCTTAAACCACATTGGGATAGTACTTTCTGTTCAAATTGTCAAAATACCCATGTTGGTTGTAGAAAAGCCATTTGAAAACCATTAAAATAGAACGCTACCGTTAATGTTTTGGTAAAGGAAATTTAAACTCTGTTAAAATGGATTCCATTTTAAAACTTCACCTTTATAACCCCTTACTAGGCTAAACTTATTTCAATGTGAGCCATGATTCCTTGGTTCTGTTAGCAAGCCAGTAGAAGATCTAATAAATTAATTCCTCAGGATCTCTCAAGGGctaatttttaaaagggctggAGCTCAGTCTCCCTTTTGTGGACACAGTCTTCACTCTCAAACTGAGGGCAAAGATCAGAATACTTTAGCTATCTGATTTATGCCTGTAATCATGTGGTTTGACAAGAAAATGTCTGGAATCCAGGTACAAATTCTGCCACTGTGAATTATACTTGAAAACAGGAGAGCTCTCCATCTTCACCCTTTATATTCTGTGTCTGAGCTTCCCCGTCTATtcaatggggataatatttataTAGAATTGTGAGGTCAAATGTTTGTGAAATAAGAAAAGAACATAAGACCGGCCAGATGGGGTCAGACCAATCGTCCATTtagcccagggtcctgtcttccaagagtggccagtgccagatgcttcagggggagtgaacagaacagggcaatttatctaGTGAtatatcccctgtcatccagtcccagctttcaGCAGTCAAATATTTAGGGacactacagctcacttcatcggatgttagtctctaaggtgccacaagtactccttttctttctgtggatacagactaacacagctgctagtctgaaacctgaagtattactgtggctctttgacaatgtacattggtaaattctggctccttctcaggttcaggttggccaccccggatCTACTGACTTTGTAATATTTGGGCTTTGTTACATTGTTTATAATAATCAGAGTTATGAAGGCAATGAGAGTGTTGCTTATGTAAAGATCACAGATTTGGGTCCTAACCTGTAGTAgaaaaccatttattttaaaaatctttttctcagtgttttattttctctgtacTGTCTTTCCTTTTCTCCCACCTCCATAATGGATGGAGTTGCCATCTATTATGTACAGGAATGGTATGGTGATAAAGCTGTGGCAATGTCATACATTCCTTATTCTGGCTTTATATACAGAGAGGCTCAAGACACGCATGAGATCCTTTTCTGGATTTTGACCTCCCTAAATTCGGGAGGTGTTTGAATCTAAATCTAAAAACTAGTTTAACACTGCCAGAAGTGGTCCATCAAAACATGTTCTGGACAAGCATGGTCCAAACCGAAATGTATAATATCTCCTCTTCTTCCCAGTAATAAAGCAATATTTTGATGGTTTTGCACTATATATCATGTGCTGAATGGAACATAAATCATTCTGATTGGCTGTTGGTGCTCTTTGTACCAAATTAAACCAGATCATGCATAACAAAATCCATAGAGCcacttttaaattttaatcttttAATAACAATAATGACTTTGGTGTAAGGCATTTTCTGGGGATTAATGACTGCCAAGGGTTTAATGACCTTCTAACTTGCCTCAGG
This genomic interval carries:
- the INSYN2B gene encoding protein INSYN2B isoform X1 — translated: MLFEWPNEMGRRETYYLQASNRDSMAQQNKKMRPVLLKRNSLDSVDFMRQPHHRRSKSQQVRFKEDSTNKKPIGVTEMDAKPAKDTTLMIGKAQISRHHNLPNYSLSFPRAQKGHRNIAIQTSPSLRKHFPVFKKKKLTTSKSLMEMPTEPECSIQVNGNLSEQDMSLDLSYLRITKHSEDGSRRAKTSNQLFQRECKAQSNGPIHSASDTSTILEKATVYTQVPEYIHLTSPQDNSTSVYASDMSMDLNDSVRSPMSQSNENCTLPSESGKSPSYLNNTRNCNEINPHYDSCEEKSVLELPVSTKDTSTNEITPLSPLSNQSSSHCFLRDHQQPTEPETGSDCMVLTNDNHGITSLTSSNESKSIPLCHTEMDKTSTWSYVPEYCNYLEDFHIKSHLPGNEIKPETNKEIRDINQIHLAHSELCALQGKLQSIEESLHSNQEKIKVLLNVIQDLEKARALSEGRNFYRTGQDLNNCSTCQNTACIIYSVEYDFRQQEGRFHQVLKTLDQVEKTPAMAPAPKLPPDHPIPEKQELRRKTKKVKKKCFWWM
- the INSYN2B gene encoding protein INSYN2B isoform X2 → MLFEWPNEMGRRETYYLQASNRDSMAQQNKKMRPVLLKRNSLDSVDFMRQPHHRRSKSQQVRFKEDSTNKKPIGVTEMDAKPAKDTTLMIGKAQISRHHNLPNYSLSFPRAQKGHRNIAIQTSPSLRKHFPVFKKKKLTTSKSLMEMPTEPECSIQVNGNLSEQDMSLDLSYLRITKHSEDGSRRAKTSNQLFQRECKAQSNGPIHSASDTSTILEKATVYTQVPEYIHLTSPQDNSTSVYASDMSMDLNDSVRSPMSQSNENCTLPSESGKSPSYLNNTRNCNEINPHYDSCEEKSVLELPVSTKDTSTNEITPLSPLSNQSSSHCFLRDHQQPTEPETGSDCMVLTNDNHGITSLTSSNESKSIPLCHTEMDKTSTWSYVPEYCNYLEDFHIKSHLPGNEIKPETNKEIRDINQIHLAHSELCALQGKLQSIEESLHSNQEKIKVLLNVIQDLEKARALSEGRNFYRTGQDLNNCSTCQNTACIIYRCI